The DNA segment ACTAAAGAGATTTATGCCGAATTCAGTCATAGTAATAATAGACAATAAGCATAGTCTCACTACTAAAAAACGAACTTTTCAGGTCTGAAAAACAACTTGTTTTATTAAGCAAAACAAGTTGATTTGTCTAACAAAATAAGTTGTTTTGCTCTTTAATATTTATGCTTTTCCAACACAAAAGATTACTAAATAGCAATGATTTGATACTAGTGAGATTAACCTCACTAACCTCACTAAACCTCACTAAATATAACATATTGATACACATACATTTATACAATAATAGTGAGGTTGAGGTTAAAAAAAAATTAAAAATTAAAAATATTTTGGGTATTGTAATAATCGCATTTAATTTTGTATTATTATATTGCACTAATGAAATTAGTACAGACAGTGAGCAACCTATAACAAAGTAGATTATCAGTTAAACTTTCAAATTTATTACTGTTTCTGTTAATTATTACATTTTTAATAGCTAACTTTGCGGCTGTATACAAAATAAATAGATTGACATGTCATTAAAATGTGGTATAGTAGGCCTTCCTAATGTAGGAAAATCTACTCTTTTCAATTGTGTGTCGAGTGCTAAAGCACAGGCCGCTAATTTCCCATTCTGTACAATAGAGCCTAACGTAGGCGTAATCACAGTTCCTGATGAACGACTGACAAAACTTGCCGAAATAGTTCACCCGGGACGTATAGTACCTGCAACTTGTGAGATCGTAGATATAGCAGGATTGGTAAAGGGAGCCAGTAAAGGTGAAGGACTTGGAAATAAATTTCTTGGAAATATCCGTGAAACTGATGCAATAATACATGTATTGCGTTGTTTTGATGATGAAAACATAACTCATGTAGACGGTACAATAGATCCTATACGTGATAAGGAGATTATAGATACAGAGCTACAGCTCAAAGACCTCGAAACAATAGAGAGCCGAATGAGCAAAGAGCAAAAAATAGCCGCTACAGGAAATAAGGACGCAAAAGTAAATGTTGCTGTGCTTGATGCTTATAAAGAAGCTCTTGATAAAGGACTTAACGCACGCACTGTTGAATTTGAAAGCAAAGAAGAGCAACAAGCCGCTCACGACTTGTTCTTGCTAACCGCCAAACCGGTATTGTACATCTGCAATGTAGACGAAAACAGTGCAAAAGATGGTAATGAATACAGCAAAAGGGTTGAGGAAATAGCTAAAACTGAAGGTGCAGAAGTACTCGTTATTGCAGCTAAGACCGAAGAGGATATAGCTAGCCTTGAGACTTACGAAGATAAAAAGATTTTCCTTGACGAACTCGGACTTGAAGAGAGCGGCGTAAACCGTCTTATCAAGAAAGCATACAGTCTGCTCAACCTTCAGACATTTATTACTGCAGGAGAGATGGAAGTAAAGGCCTGGACTTATCATAAGGGATGGAAGGCACCACAATGCGCCGGTGTAATACATACTGACTTTGAGAAAGGATTTATCCGTGCTGAGGTAATAAAGTACGAAGATTATATCAAATATGGCAATGAAGCTGCTATAAGAGAAGCTGGAAAACTTGGCGTAGAAGGTAAAGACTATGAGGTGCAGGACGGAGATATAATGCACTTCAGATTTAACGTATAAAAATATGAACTTACTGAATTACATTCTCTGGAATCCCCCACTCTATTTATTTCATATAGGTGGTTTTGGGATTAGATGGTATTCCACATGTTGGCTTATCGGTCTGCTACTAGCTTA comes from the Xylanibacter oryzae DSM 17970 genome and includes:
- the ychF gene encoding redox-regulated ATPase YchF; protein product: MSLKCGIVGLPNVGKSTLFNCVSSAKAQAANFPFCTIEPNVGVITVPDERLTKLAEIVHPGRIVPATCEIVDIAGLVKGASKGEGLGNKFLGNIRETDAIIHVLRCFDDENITHVDGTIDPIRDKEIIDTELQLKDLETIESRMSKEQKIAATGNKDAKVNVAVLDAYKEALDKGLNARTVEFESKEEQQAAHDLFLLTAKPVLYICNVDENSAKDGNEYSKRVEEIAKTEGAEVLVIAAKTEEDIASLETYEDKKIFLDELGLEESGVNRLIKKAYSLLNLQTFITAGEMEVKAWTYHKGWKAPQCAGVIHTDFEKGFIRAEVIKYEDYIKYGNEAAIREAGKLGVEGKDYEVQDGDIMHFRFNV